The proteins below are encoded in one region of Gemmatimonadaceae bacterium:
- the carA gene encoding glutamine-hydrolyzing carbamoyl-phosphate synthase small subunit, whose amino-acid sequence MTATYSNQFDEPGFLLLEDGTLFLGRLHAPLKTPAVAEVVFTTSMSGYQETFTDPSYRGQIVVMTAPMIGNYGVNSEDPESAQPQVAGVVVREISQPYSNWRAEQGLGPWLAESDVPVLSEVDTRRLTRHLRTVGVMRGLIGMGVEPTDADRAELAACPSMAGQDLASRVTTKERYLWGDPKAPHHIVAYDYGIKRNILRMFENRGCRITVVPSTTPAKDVLAEKPDGVFLSNGPGDPEAVEYAPKAIKEIVDSGVPVFGICLGHQLLGITFGGRTTKLPYGHRGGNHPVKDLATGDVLITSQNHGFAVEGSADGIPGAPDLEVTHLNLNDGTVEGLRHRSKPVFGVQYHPEAAPGPHDAVPHFDEFLGALAAAR is encoded by the coding sequence GTGACCGCGACGTACTCGAACCAGTTCGACGAACCTGGGTTCCTCCTCCTCGAGGACGGAACCCTTTTTCTTGGCCGTCTCCACGCGCCCCTGAAGACCCCCGCCGTGGCCGAGGTGGTGTTCACGACCTCGATGAGCGGCTACCAAGAGACCTTTACCGACCCGTCCTATCGCGGCCAGATCGTGGTGATGACGGCGCCGATGATCGGCAACTACGGCGTGAACTCCGAGGACCCCGAGTCCGCGCAGCCGCAGGTGGCTGGCGTGGTGGTTCGCGAGATCTCGCAGCCATACTCGAACTGGCGGGCGGAGCAGGGTCTCGGCCCTTGGCTCGCCGAGTCCGATGTGCCTGTGCTGTCGGAAGTTGACACGCGTCGCCTCACGCGTCACTTGAGGACGGTTGGTGTCATGCGCGGCCTGATTGGCATGGGCGTTGAGCCAACGGACGCTGACCGCGCGGAGTTGGCGGCCTGTCCGTCCATGGCGGGCCAGGATCTGGCCTCCCGGGTGACGACCAAGGAGCGCTACCTCTGGGGAGATCCCAAGGCGCCGCACCACATCGTCGCCTACGACTACGGCATCAAGCGCAACATCCTGCGGATGTTCGAGAACCGCGGCTGCCGCATCACCGTGGTGCCCTCGACCACGCCGGCCAAGGACGTGCTGGCGGAGAAGCCCGACGGCGTGTTCCTCTCGAATGGCCCGGGTGATCCGGAGGCCGTGGAGTATGCGCCCAAGGCCATCAAGGAGATTGTGGATTCGGGCGTGCCTGTGTTTGGCATCTGCCTCGGGCATCAACTCCTGGGCATCACGTTTGGCGGCCGCACCACGAAGCTGCCGTATGGCCACAGGGGCGGGAACCACCCCGTCAAGGACTTGGCGACGGGCGACGTGCTGATCACCAGCCAGAACCATGGCTTCGCCGTCGAGGGCTCTGCCGATGGCATCCCGGGCGCGCCGGACCTTGAGGTGACACACCTGAACCTGAACGACGGCACCGTCGAGGGTCTGCGCCACAGGTCCAAGCCCGTGTTCGGGGTTCAGTATCACCCCGAGGCCGCACCCGGTCCGCACGACGCCGTTCCCCATTTTGACGAGTTTCTGGGGGCCTTGGCCGCAGCCCGTTGA
- the secG gene encoding preprotein translocase subunit SecG, translating into MYSFLLVVLIIDALVLAAAVLLQAGKGGGLAASFGGSSSSSDSFLGTRQAGNLLTKTSWWAGGIFIGLAFILQIMSTRSRVPTSILDQALTPSAQTAPVAQPGAQPGVQSAVPLEAAPTTPTTPPPQP; encoded by the coding sequence GTGTATTCGTTTCTTCTCGTCGTTCTGATCATCGATGCGCTGGTGCTCGCCGCGGCCGTGCTGCTGCAGGCCGGCAAGGGCGGCGGACTGGCCGCGAGCTTTGGTGGCTCGTCCTCCTCGTCCGATTCCTTCCTCGGCACCCGTCAGGCGGGCAACCTCCTGACCAAGACCAGCTGGTGGGCCGGCGGCATCTTCATCGGCCTCGCGTTCATCCTGCAGATCATGTCCACGCGCTCGCGCGTGCCGACCTCGATCCTCGACCAGGCGCTGACGCCCTCGGCGCAGACCGCGCCGGTCGCGCAGCCTGGCGCCCAGCCTGGTGTGCAGTCCGCCGTGCCGCTTGAGGCGGCGCCCACGACCCCGACGACCCCTCCGCCGCAGCCGTGA